One region of Osmia lignaria lignaria isolate PbOS001 chromosome 7, iyOsmLign1, whole genome shotgun sequence genomic DNA includes:
- the Ids gene encoding iduronate 2-sulfatase isoform X2 → MFFTLYFINLLTWCIAQRQNFLLIIVDDLRTALGCYGDSKAYTPNIDHLAKRSAIFSQAFAQQALCAPSRNSFLTSRRPDTLQLYDFYSYWRTDTGNFTTLPQHLKENGYITKSIGKVFHPGISSNHSDDSPYSWTEVPFHPFTEKYKNVPVCQANVRLSPTQNLICPVKLSSMPNKTLPDIEILNEAKSFILNQTGSTRPFFLAVGFQKPHIPFKYPKKYLKYHPLHKFEVPNPYKWSENVSSIAYNPWNDLRTRNDVEALNLKFPWEKIPKSFAQLIIQSYYASVTYIDDLIGQLINQLKFSSLIHNTTIILMSDHGWSLGEHAIWAKYSNYDVALRVPLIMSIPGLTFKQNRENKRVEVTNQASATQSLLNHKQTDGYSNDVSKCYKKNVFNIVSVRNSLKNQIIIDSLVELVDVFPTIANLANCSIPICSDEDTKKENMFTEQGNPRVEIVCSEGITLVPLMRAALQKKSLLWKKAAFGQYPRPSIEPSLHPNSDEPRFKEIIAMGYTLKTNKYRYTLWLRFKPEMKVPDWNDSIAEELYDHGDDEGETRNLATSQTHAGIKNELKIMLQRGWRNALPAS, encoded by the exons atgttttttacattatattttataaatttattgacTTGGTGTATAGCGCAAagacaaaattttcttttaataatcgTCGATGATTTAAGGACTGCTTTAGGTTGTTATGGCGACTCAAAAGCTTATACACCAAACATTGATCATTTAGCAAAAAGAAGTGCCATTTTTTCACAGGCATTTGCTCAG CAAGCTTTATGTGCACCGAgcagaaattcatttttaacaagTAGAAGACCAGATACCCTACAACTGTATGACTTTTACAGTTATTGGAGAACAGATACCGGCAACTTTACAACCTTACCACAACATCTCAAGGAAAATGGATATATTACCAAATCAATAGGAAAAGTCTTTCATCCAG GAATTAGTTCAAACCATTCTGATGATAGCCCTTATTCTTGGACAGAAGTACCTTTTCATCCAtttacagaaaaatataaaaatgttccaGTATGCCAAGCAAATGTGAGACTATCACCTACTCAAAATCtt ATATGCCCAGTTAAACTTTCGTCAATGCCAAATAAAACATTACCAGACATAGAAATTTTGAATGAAGCTAAAAGCTTTATATTAAATCAAACAGGAAGTACTAGACCATTTTTCTTGGCAGTTGGTTTTCAGAAACCACATATACCATttaaatatcctaaaaaatatctaa AGTATCATCCATTACATAAGTTTGAGGTACCTAATCCATATAAATGGTCAGAGAATGTGAGTAGCATAGCTTACAATCCTTGGAATGATTTGAGAACAAGAAATGATGTTGAAGCTTTAAATCTTAAATTTCCATGGGAAAAAATACCAA AAAGTTTTGCTCAATTGATCATTCAATCGTATTATGCTTCTGTAACATACATTGATGATTTAATTGGTCAGTTAAtaaatcaattgaaattttcatcactTATACATAACACTACTATAATATTGATGTCAGATCATG GATGGTCTCTAGGAGAACATGCAATTTGGGCAAAGTATAGTAATTATGATGTTGCTCTTAGGGTACCATTAATAATGTCAATACCAGGGCTTACATTCAAACAAAACAGAGAAAATAAAAGAGTTGAAGTTACAAATCAAGCAAGTGCAACACAAAGTTTATTAAACCATAAACAAACTGATG GATATTCAAACGATGTatcaaaatgttataaaaaaaacGTTTTCAATATTGTAAGTGTAAGGAACTCATTAAAGAATCAGATAATTATAGATTCATTAGTAGAATTAGTTGACGTATTTCCAACCATCGCAAATTTAGCAAACTGTTCAATACCTATTTGCTCGGATGAAGatacaaaaaaggaaaatatgttCACAGAACAAGGTAATCCTCGTGTAGAAATTGTCTGTAGCGAGGGTATTACTCTAGTGCCACTTATGAGAGCTGCGCTACAAAAAAAG TCGCTATTATGGAAGAAGGCAGCATTTGGGCAATATCCAAGACCAAGTATTGAACCTTCCTTACATCCAAATAGCGATGAGCCACGTTTTAAAGAAATTATAGCGATGGGATATACtttgaaaacaaataaatatcgTTATACGTTGTGGTTACGATTTAAACCTGAAATGAAGGTACCAGATTGGAACGATAGTATTGCAGAAGAATTATACGATCACGGTGATGACGAGGGTGAAACTCGAAACTTAGCAACTTCGCAAACACATGCTGggataaaaaatgaattgaaaattatgttACAACGCGGTTGGAGAAACGCTTTACCAG cATCATAG
- the Ids gene encoding iduronate 2-sulfatase isoform X1 encodes MFFTLYFINLLTWCIAQRQNFLLIIVDDLRTALGCYGDSKAYTPNIDHLAKRSAIFSQAFAQQALCAPSRNSFLTSRRPDTLQLYDFYSYWRTDTGNFTTLPQHLKENGYITKSIGKVFHPGISSNHSDDSPYSWTEVPFHPFTEKYKNVPVCQANVRLSPTQNLICPVKLSSMPNKTLPDIEILNEAKSFILNQTGSTRPFFLAVGFQKPHIPFKYPKKYLKYHPLHKFEVPNPYKWSENVSSIAYNPWNDLRTRNDVEALNLKFPWEKIPKSFAQLIIQSYYASVTYIDDLIGQLINQLKFSSLIHNTTIILMSDHGWSLGEHAIWAKYSNYDVALRVPLIMSIPGLTFKQNRENKRVEVTNQASATQSLLNHKQTDGYSNDVSKCYKKNVFNIVSVRNSLKNQIIIDSLVELVDVFPTIANLANCSIPICSDEDTKKENMFTEQGNPRVEIVCSEGITLVPLMRAALQKKSLLWKKAAFGQYPRPSIEPSLHPNSDEPRFKEIIAMGYTLKTNKYRYTLWLRFKPEMKVPDWNDSIAEELYDHGDDEGETRNLATSQTHAGIKNELKIMLQRGWRNALPGTLTK; translated from the exons atgttttttacattatattttataaatttattgacTTGGTGTATAGCGCAAagacaaaattttcttttaataatcgTCGATGATTTAAGGACTGCTTTAGGTTGTTATGGCGACTCAAAAGCTTATACACCAAACATTGATCATTTAGCAAAAAGAAGTGCCATTTTTTCACAGGCATTTGCTCAG CAAGCTTTATGTGCACCGAgcagaaattcatttttaacaagTAGAAGACCAGATACCCTACAACTGTATGACTTTTACAGTTATTGGAGAACAGATACCGGCAACTTTACAACCTTACCACAACATCTCAAGGAAAATGGATATATTACCAAATCAATAGGAAAAGTCTTTCATCCAG GAATTAGTTCAAACCATTCTGATGATAGCCCTTATTCTTGGACAGAAGTACCTTTTCATCCAtttacagaaaaatataaaaatgttccaGTATGCCAAGCAAATGTGAGACTATCACCTACTCAAAATCtt ATATGCCCAGTTAAACTTTCGTCAATGCCAAATAAAACATTACCAGACATAGAAATTTTGAATGAAGCTAAAAGCTTTATATTAAATCAAACAGGAAGTACTAGACCATTTTTCTTGGCAGTTGGTTTTCAGAAACCACATATACCATttaaatatcctaaaaaatatctaa AGTATCATCCATTACATAAGTTTGAGGTACCTAATCCATATAAATGGTCAGAGAATGTGAGTAGCATAGCTTACAATCCTTGGAATGATTTGAGAACAAGAAATGATGTTGAAGCTTTAAATCTTAAATTTCCATGGGAAAAAATACCAA AAAGTTTTGCTCAATTGATCATTCAATCGTATTATGCTTCTGTAACATACATTGATGATTTAATTGGTCAGTTAAtaaatcaattgaaattttcatcactTATACATAACACTACTATAATATTGATGTCAGATCATG GATGGTCTCTAGGAGAACATGCAATTTGGGCAAAGTATAGTAATTATGATGTTGCTCTTAGGGTACCATTAATAATGTCAATACCAGGGCTTACATTCAAACAAAACAGAGAAAATAAAAGAGTTGAAGTTACAAATCAAGCAAGTGCAACACAAAGTTTATTAAACCATAAACAAACTGATG GATATTCAAACGATGTatcaaaatgttataaaaaaaacGTTTTCAATATTGTAAGTGTAAGGAACTCATTAAAGAATCAGATAATTATAGATTCATTAGTAGAATTAGTTGACGTATTTCCAACCATCGCAAATTTAGCAAACTGTTCAATACCTATTTGCTCGGATGAAGatacaaaaaaggaaaatatgttCACAGAACAAGGTAATCCTCGTGTAGAAATTGTCTGTAGCGAGGGTATTACTCTAGTGCCACTTATGAGAGCTGCGCTACAAAAAAAG TCGCTATTATGGAAGAAGGCAGCATTTGGGCAATATCCAAGACCAAGTATTGAACCTTCCTTACATCCAAATAGCGATGAGCCACGTTTTAAAGAAATTATAGCGATGGGATATACtttgaaaacaaataaatatcgTTATACGTTGTGGTTACGATTTAAACCTGAAATGAAGGTACCAGATTGGAACGATAGTATTGCAGAAGAATTATACGATCACGGTGATGACGAGGGTGAAACTCGAAACTTAGCAACTTCGCAAACACATGCTGggataaaaaatgaattgaaaattatgttACAACGCGGTTGGAGAAACGCTTTACCAGGTACACTTACCAAATAA
- the Ids gene encoding iduronate 2-sulfatase isoform X4 — protein MFFTLYFINLLTWCIAQRQNFLLIIVDDLRTALGCYGDSKAYTPNIDHLAKRSAIFSQAFAQQALCAPSRNSFLTSRRPDTLQLYDFYSYWRTDTGNFTTLPQHLKENGYITKSIGKVFHPGISSNHSDDSPYSWTEVPFHPFTEKYKNVPVCQANVRLSPTQNLICPVKLSSMPNKTLPDIEILNEAKSFILNQTGSTRPFFLAVGFQKPHIPFKYPKKYLKYHPLHKFEVPNPYKWSENVSSIAYNPWNDLRTRNDVEALNLKFPWEKIPRWSLGEHAIWAKYSNYDVALRVPLIMSIPGLTFKQNRENKRVEVTNQASATQSLLNHKQTDGYSNDVSKCYKKNVFNIVSVRNSLKNQIIIDSLVELVDVFPTIANLANCSIPICSDEDTKKENMFTEQGNPRVEIVCSEGITLVPLMRAALQKKSLLWKKAAFGQYPRPSIEPSLHPNSDEPRFKEIIAMGYTLKTNKYRYTLWLRFKPEMKVPDWNDSIAEELYDHGDDEGETRNLATSQTHAGIKNELKIMLQRGWRNALPGTLTK, from the exons atgttttttacattatattttataaatttattgacTTGGTGTATAGCGCAAagacaaaattttcttttaataatcgTCGATGATTTAAGGACTGCTTTAGGTTGTTATGGCGACTCAAAAGCTTATACACCAAACATTGATCATTTAGCAAAAAGAAGTGCCATTTTTTCACAGGCATTTGCTCAG CAAGCTTTATGTGCACCGAgcagaaattcatttttaacaagTAGAAGACCAGATACCCTACAACTGTATGACTTTTACAGTTATTGGAGAACAGATACCGGCAACTTTACAACCTTACCACAACATCTCAAGGAAAATGGATATATTACCAAATCAATAGGAAAAGTCTTTCATCCAG GAATTAGTTCAAACCATTCTGATGATAGCCCTTATTCTTGGACAGAAGTACCTTTTCATCCAtttacagaaaaatataaaaatgttccaGTATGCCAAGCAAATGTGAGACTATCACCTACTCAAAATCtt ATATGCCCAGTTAAACTTTCGTCAATGCCAAATAAAACATTACCAGACATAGAAATTTTGAATGAAGCTAAAAGCTTTATATTAAATCAAACAGGAAGTACTAGACCATTTTTCTTGGCAGTTGGTTTTCAGAAACCACATATACCATttaaatatcctaaaaaatatctaa AGTATCATCCATTACATAAGTTTGAGGTACCTAATCCATATAAATGGTCAGAGAATGTGAGTAGCATAGCTTACAATCCTTGGAATGATTTGAGAACAAGAAATGATGTTGAAGCTTTAAATCTTAAATTTCCATGGGAAAAAATACCAA GATGGTCTCTAGGAGAACATGCAATTTGGGCAAAGTATAGTAATTATGATGTTGCTCTTAGGGTACCATTAATAATGTCAATACCAGGGCTTACATTCAAACAAAACAGAGAAAATAAAAGAGTTGAAGTTACAAATCAAGCAAGTGCAACACAAAGTTTATTAAACCATAAACAAACTGATG GATATTCAAACGATGTatcaaaatgttataaaaaaaacGTTTTCAATATTGTAAGTGTAAGGAACTCATTAAAGAATCAGATAATTATAGATTCATTAGTAGAATTAGTTGACGTATTTCCAACCATCGCAAATTTAGCAAACTGTTCAATACCTATTTGCTCGGATGAAGatacaaaaaaggaaaatatgttCACAGAACAAGGTAATCCTCGTGTAGAAATTGTCTGTAGCGAGGGTATTACTCTAGTGCCACTTATGAGAGCTGCGCTACAAAAAAAG TCGCTATTATGGAAGAAGGCAGCATTTGGGCAATATCCAAGACCAAGTATTGAACCTTCCTTACATCCAAATAGCGATGAGCCACGTTTTAAAGAAATTATAGCGATGGGATATACtttgaaaacaaataaatatcgTTATACGTTGTGGTTACGATTTAAACCTGAAATGAAGGTACCAGATTGGAACGATAGTATTGCAGAAGAATTATACGATCACGGTGATGACGAGGGTGAAACTCGAAACTTAGCAACTTCGCAAACACATGCTGggataaaaaatgaattgaaaattatgttACAACGCGGTTGGAGAAACGCTTTACCAGGTACACTTACCAAATAA
- the Ids gene encoding iduronate 2-sulfatase isoform X3 — protein MFFTLYFINLLTWCIAQRQNFLLIIVDDLRTALGCYGDSKAYTPNIDHLAKRSAIFSQAFAQQALCAPSRNSFLTSRRPDTLQLYDFYSYWRTDTGNFTTLPQHLKENGYITKSIGKVFHPGISSNHSDDSPYSWTEVPFHPFTEKYKNVPVCQANICPVKLSSMPNKTLPDIEILNEAKSFILNQTGSTRPFFLAVGFQKPHIPFKYPKKYLKYHPLHKFEVPNPYKWSENVSSIAYNPWNDLRTRNDVEALNLKFPWEKIPKSFAQLIIQSYYASVTYIDDLIGQLINQLKFSSLIHNTTIILMSDHGWSLGEHAIWAKYSNYDVALRVPLIMSIPGLTFKQNRENKRVEVTNQASATQSLLNHKQTDGYSNDVSKCYKKNVFNIVSVRNSLKNQIIIDSLVELVDVFPTIANLANCSIPICSDEDTKKENMFTEQGNPRVEIVCSEGITLVPLMRAALQKKSLLWKKAAFGQYPRPSIEPSLHPNSDEPRFKEIIAMGYTLKTNKYRYTLWLRFKPEMKVPDWNDSIAEELYDHGDDEGETRNLATSQTHAGIKNELKIMLQRGWRNALPGTLTK, from the exons atgttttttacattatattttataaatttattgacTTGGTGTATAGCGCAAagacaaaattttcttttaataatcgTCGATGATTTAAGGACTGCTTTAGGTTGTTATGGCGACTCAAAAGCTTATACACCAAACATTGATCATTTAGCAAAAAGAAGTGCCATTTTTTCACAGGCATTTGCTCAG CAAGCTTTATGTGCACCGAgcagaaattcatttttaacaagTAGAAGACCAGATACCCTACAACTGTATGACTTTTACAGTTATTGGAGAACAGATACCGGCAACTTTACAACCTTACCACAACATCTCAAGGAAAATGGATATATTACCAAATCAATAGGAAAAGTCTTTCATCCAG GAATTAGTTCAAACCATTCTGATGATAGCCCTTATTCTTGGACAGAAGTACCTTTTCATCCAtttacagaaaaatataaaaatgttccaGTATGCCAAGCAAAT ATATGCCCAGTTAAACTTTCGTCAATGCCAAATAAAACATTACCAGACATAGAAATTTTGAATGAAGCTAAAAGCTTTATATTAAATCAAACAGGAAGTACTAGACCATTTTTCTTGGCAGTTGGTTTTCAGAAACCACATATACCATttaaatatcctaaaaaatatctaa AGTATCATCCATTACATAAGTTTGAGGTACCTAATCCATATAAATGGTCAGAGAATGTGAGTAGCATAGCTTACAATCCTTGGAATGATTTGAGAACAAGAAATGATGTTGAAGCTTTAAATCTTAAATTTCCATGGGAAAAAATACCAA AAAGTTTTGCTCAATTGATCATTCAATCGTATTATGCTTCTGTAACATACATTGATGATTTAATTGGTCAGTTAAtaaatcaattgaaattttcatcactTATACATAACACTACTATAATATTGATGTCAGATCATG GATGGTCTCTAGGAGAACATGCAATTTGGGCAAAGTATAGTAATTATGATGTTGCTCTTAGGGTACCATTAATAATGTCAATACCAGGGCTTACATTCAAACAAAACAGAGAAAATAAAAGAGTTGAAGTTACAAATCAAGCAAGTGCAACACAAAGTTTATTAAACCATAAACAAACTGATG GATATTCAAACGATGTatcaaaatgttataaaaaaaacGTTTTCAATATTGTAAGTGTAAGGAACTCATTAAAGAATCAGATAATTATAGATTCATTAGTAGAATTAGTTGACGTATTTCCAACCATCGCAAATTTAGCAAACTGTTCAATACCTATTTGCTCGGATGAAGatacaaaaaaggaaaatatgttCACAGAACAAGGTAATCCTCGTGTAGAAATTGTCTGTAGCGAGGGTATTACTCTAGTGCCACTTATGAGAGCTGCGCTACAAAAAAAG TCGCTATTATGGAAGAAGGCAGCATTTGGGCAATATCCAAGACCAAGTATTGAACCTTCCTTACATCCAAATAGCGATGAGCCACGTTTTAAAGAAATTATAGCGATGGGATATACtttgaaaacaaataaatatcgTTATACGTTGTGGTTACGATTTAAACCTGAAATGAAGGTACCAGATTGGAACGATAGTATTGCAGAAGAATTATACGATCACGGTGATGACGAGGGTGAAACTCGAAACTTAGCAACTTCGCAAACACATGCTGggataaaaaatgaattgaaaattatgttACAACGCGGTTGGAGAAACGCTTTACCAGGTACACTTACCAAATAA